The Candidatus Cloacimonadaceae bacterium genome contains the following window.
CGAAAAGCTGCGCCTGCGGGCAACAATGTCTTTGATGGAGAGACGGGACGTGATCATTGTGGCATCGGTATCCTGCATCTATGGTCTCGGGGTTCCGGAAGAATACCGCGAAGCATTGATCCGAGTGAAGGTGGGTATGAAACTCGATCGGGACGAACTGATCCAAAAGCTCGTGCAAGCCCATTACAGCAGAAACGACATTGCCTTCGAGCGAGGCGCGTTCCGCGTTCGGGGAGACATCGTCGATATCTATCCAGCCTATTTGGAACACTGCCTCAGGGTGGAATTCTTCGGTGAGGAGATCGTGAAGCTGGAAAAGCTGCATCCCATTTCCTATCAAAGCCTTGGGCTCGTGGACGAGTATCCCGTCTATCCGGCAATTCACTTCATTATGAATGAAGACAGATTGCGCCTCGCATTGAACTCGATCGAATCCGAGATGAACGAACGCGTCCATTTCTATCTGCAAGACCAACGCTATGTGGAAGCCGACCGGCTCAAACAACGCACGATGTTTGACATCGAGATGCTGCGCGAATTGGGATACTGTTCCGGCATCGAAAACTATTCAAGACATCTCACCGGTGCTCAGATTGGAGAGCCGCCAAGCTGTTTGTTAGATTACTTTCCGGATGATTTTCTCTTCATTATCGATGAATCCCACGCCACGATACCTCAGGTGCACGGTATGTTTGGAGGAGATTTCACCCGCAAGAAAAACCTCGTGGACTATGGTTTCCGGTTGCCGAGCGCTTTTGACAACCGTCCTCTGCGCTTTGATGAGTTTGAGCGCTATATGCGCAACGTGATCTTCGTTTCCGCCACGCCGGCAAATTATGAGCTCACTCTCACCAAAGGGGAGATCGTGGAACAGGTGATCCGTCCCACCGGTTTGGTCGATCCCGAAGTGGAGATCAAACCGATCCGCCACCAGGTGGACGACCTCATCGCTCAGATCAAAGAGCGAACGGCAAAGGGACAAAAGGCACTGGTGATGACCCTCACCAAGCGCATGAGTGAGGATTTGAACACTTATCTGAAAAATGCCGGAATCCGCAGCCGCTATCTGCATAGCGACATCGATACGATCGAAAGGGCAAAGATCATCAGGGAGTTGCGCATGGACGAATTTGACGTCATCGTGGGCGTTAACCTGCTTCGCGAAGGACTTGACCTTCCGGAAGTATCCTTGGTGGCGATCCTCGACGCAGATAAA
Protein-coding sequences here:
- the uvrB gene encoding excinuclease ABC subunit UvrB, whose translation is MPLFKLTTDYSPSGDQPQAISELLEGITQNKRHQVLLGVTGSGKTFTIANVIAKLDKPVLVLSHNKTLAAQLYGEFKQLFPENAVEYFISYYDYYQPEAYIPGKDIYIEKDSDINEQIEKLRLRATMSLMERRDVIIVASVSCIYGLGVPEEYREALIRVKVGMKLDRDELIQKLVQAHYSRNDIAFERGAFRVRGDIVDIYPAYLEHCLRVEFFGEEIVKLEKLHPISYQSLGLVDEYPVYPAIHFIMNEDRLRLALNSIESEMNERVHFYLQDQRYVEADRLKQRTMFDIEMLRELGYCSGIENYSRHLTGAQIGEPPSCLLDYFPDDFLFIIDESHATIPQVHGMFGGDFTRKKNLVDYGFRLPSAFDNRPLRFDEFERYMRNVIFVSATPANYELTLTKGEIVEQVIRPTGLVDPEVEIKPIRHQVDDLIAQIKERTAKGQKALVMTLTKRMSEDLNTYLKNAGIRSRYLHSDIDTIERAKIIRELRMDEFDVIVGVNLLREGLDLPEVSLVAILDADKTGFLRSARSLIQISGRAARNIDGKVILYADVITSAITITLSETNRRRIKQLKYNEDNNITPQSISKTLEQIIQSTAIAEGYDRDQKTSKDKPSKEDFREYLEIDNRDKLLELLKKEMLRAAQKLDFERAAELRDRILEMELDKPRAESGGNQVSKDSS